The genomic segment CGAATATTGCAAACCTCACCAACAGATACACCGGGAGCAACTGCCTTCACCACAAGACCTGCTACCTCAACAACGCGTCCCTTCACTTCGACGGGAGATGCATTATCAATCATCTCCAGGTATTTCGAAAAATCAGGAGAAAGTAATGATTTGTCTACCTCGGCCATAATTCTTGTTTCCTGCGGGCGTGACGCCCGCGGTCCATAATGCAGGCGAGACGCCTGCGTTTTGTCAAGCTTTTGGCTGCAATAAGATTTTCTTCAACCGCTCCAACTGGGTTTGAAGCTGTGCTTCTACCGTACCGATTTCCGATTCAATGATGCAGCCGCCCCGATGAACCTTTTTGTCTTCCACCACATCGAGAATCCGCTGTCTCCCAAGAGTTTCCTGGAGTTCTTCCTCATTCTCCTTCAAAATCTTCGCATCTTCCGGATGAACGCGAATCGTGAGTTGCTTGCTCTGTCGAACCGTTTGCATCGCTTGTTTCACAATGCCAATAATCGTTTCCGGCTCCATCTCAAGTTGCTTGCCGATAATTTTTTCAGCGATCTTGAAAGCAAGATCCATTAAATCGCGGTTGGCATTTTTTATAAATTGTTCCTGTTCGGTTCGAGCCTTAACCATTAACTCTGTCGTTTGAGCAAGACCTTCCTGATAACCGGTGTCGTATCCGGTCTGGCGCTGTTTGGCGCTCTCCTCCTCCGCATTTCGTAGAATTGCCTCGGCCTCCCGCTGCGCTTTTTGAAGCAGCTCACGCGCTTTTGCGGAAGCCGAATAAACTTCACCTCGAATGATTCCATCTTGTTCAATCGAATCGCGGCCCAGGTCCTCTCGCAGATTACTCCCGGAGGTCTTATCCTTCTTGATTACTTTCACTACCTTGACGTCATCCATCAATGATTACTTTTCTACAACTTCTGGCAGGTTTGTAGCCGGCAATGCCGCTCGAAGCGCTTCCAGTTCTTTTCGCAACGCCATGGAAGATCGACCAGCCATTGCGATTATAAAACCAAATAAAAGCAGAAGGACGATCACAACAGCCGCAAGAATCTGGAAAGGGAATAATGAGTCTTTTGATAGTTTGATCGGTCCATAGTGGATCATATCCGGCTGACGGTCCGACGCGATTTCGGACGCGACCACTGCGACATCAGCAGGCTTTAATCCTTCTACGCTATTCGCAATCAAATTCCTCACATCTTCCTCTTTAAAAGGCACAGCGCCGCTCCTGTCCGGTTTATATTTCAATAAAACTGCAGCTTTCGTGATGGTCGGACCTTGCAACTCTTCTTTCAAAACGTCCGATTCAGGCAAAACTACATGGACGCGCGCTTCCACCACTCCGGTCATGGTGACCAATGTTTTCTCGAGTTCACCCATCACCGCCTGCATGTACATGGCCTTTTCTTCAACAGCTGTCGGAATCAGGCTTGTCTTGGCAAACACTTCCCCAAATCCTCTTTTTGGAGGCTTCGGCAGATTATTTGCCTGGAGTATCTCCCAGGCGTGGGACGCGTCCCCTTTAGGTACGGTCAGCGTAAAGGTAAGGACTTCCCCTTCGATCGGAACTTTTGTAGCGTGAATGCCATTGTTGGTTA from the bacterium genome contains:
- the sctL gene encoding type III secretion system stator protein SctL, whose product is MDDVKVVKVIKKDKTSGSNLREDLGRDSIEQDGIIRGEVYSASAKARELLQKAQREAEAILRNAEEESAKQRQTGYDTGYQEGLAQTTELMVKARTEQEQFIKNANRDLMDLAFKIAEKIIGKQLEMEPETIIGIVKQAMQTVRQSKQLTIRVHPEDAKILKENEEELQETLGRQRILDVVEDKKVHRGGCIIESEIGTVEAQLQTQLERLKKILLQPKA